The genome window GCTCGCTTTTCTGTGAGTATGAGGCATCTATCGGACAGAGAATTTATCTAAATCCAAAACGCTTTGTGTATAAAAGAAGCCACATTTTTCCTGAACAACTGATTTTTATTTGGCTCAGTAAAATACACggtttttcaattttttaaataaagcccataataaattatatttatgcatttatttatccatctaattatttaattggtattttacgccgttttcgagaatatttcacctatacgacagcaaccagcattgcggtgggagAAAAACGAGAGTCCGGAGGCGACTCAGGGCCATCCATAGTttgctgcagactttcccaGTACGGTtgaagaggaagctagcatgagccggacttgaactcacagtgaccacattgctGGGAGGCTTCTGGCACATTATGCACTAGTGCGATAAAAGCTAATTTATGAAGACCACAATTATATTTGTTGTCCGAACTTACTGCGTATTACTTCTGTTTTGTATCTGTTTTTCATTTCCTTGTAATCTACATTGCACGTATGcctatgtatatttatgttgaTTTCATCGCGTAATGATGATCTAGCCATTCCGGCCTGTCAATCATGTTGGCCAGTGTTTCGAGGGAAGGACGAGAGTTGAAGTTTGCCGAAGTGGCaaacatttctttaattttgGACATATTTCGTCAATGTTTTTACCCAGGCatatatttaattggtgtcAACTGAGTTTTACATAATTTCTTGTGTTTCCTGTGCACAGACGTATAATGATTTACACAAAGTCATTCTACACAGTAATCGAACATACCTTTCCATCGACGAATTTTTTGGGTGCCAAGTGTTTGGACAAAATGGCGGCGTATTGCTCCATGGTCAGCCTATCGCCGCCAATTCCGACAAACTTGCCCATGAATTCCTTCTCTTTGACAAAAATTTGGTGGATTACCTCTCCACCATCTCTCACGGCCACTCCATCCAGGGGTACGGATCCCATGGGCAAATCTGAAACAGTCGCAAGGCTCAATATTATTGGCATCCTCAATAGCGAAGAGCGTTTCATGCTCACAATTTTTTGTAAATTCTTGGcatatttttatgtcatttagtttttgcaactgttcatcatCTGGACTGATTATTGGACTATTTCAAACCATACTCAACAAATTTTTCACAGAGACAGTCAGTTTTTTGTTGGAGTTAACGGGAACGGGAatgcccggcgtaaaccaccgccGTTTTGCAAGTTCATGACGAACTGTCCTGCATGTGAAGTACAGAtctgcacaccatattggcggaAGAGAAGTGAGCTTGAAAGGACGGTGGACGGTAGACTGTAGGTATCGTCAACCGCTACTTGCTGAGCTGTATTTGTAAATTGCGGATAAAGGCTCAAAGCACGTACAAAAGCTAATATAATGGTTAGCCTATGCTAAttaagtttttttaaatgtaaaagaaataagTATTTTTTTCTCAGAGAAGCTTTCGTTATAGACTAATGACCACatagtcatttatttatattatctttatttttgGCTGTTCACCAGACGAATTTTCTCATGTAAATTGTTTGTGaatgtacttatttgtttgattttcactTTGAAACCACGTTTACGAATGAAGGAAATCGCGAAACACCGCACCTGTCCAGATGATACAAAACtctcctgacgtaaagctgTAGTCAATCTAGCGAGGGGTGCGGTTGAACCCGCGATCTCAGTAGAAACCTAATAGACCTAAATTCCCAAATTCATTACACTGTGTGGATTAAACATCTGTGTAACTTATAAATCTTAACATAATCTCTCATAGCAACTAAACGATCAAGACTTTAACACATTGTCTATTTGCAGAACACTTATTTGTACATTCGTAGGGCATGTATTgatacatttgtatgtcactTAAAGGTTTGCAAAGGCTCTTACATCCTTGTTTGCGGGACgcttttctttcagtttgtgGGATACGTTCTTATAGATCGCAGAACAGCTACTCATAGTTCACAGGACTCTTACTGTTAGTTTTGCAGGACACTTACTCATGTATTTGCAAGATATTAGGGATTTACGAGACACTTACCAGCACATTTGTAGGATATATTTGATTTCTAGGACACTTACTTAAACATTTGCTAGACACATTTTTATAGATTTACAGGACAACTAATTATAGTTTTCCAGGACACTTACTTACAGATTTGCAGGACActttctttatatacatttgCAGGACACTGTTAGATTTCTAGGATacttatttatacatttgctaGATACATTTTTATAGATTTACAGGACAACTAATTATAGTTTCCTTGAACACTTACTTACAGATTTGAAGAATACTTTTTATGTTCATTTGCAGGACACTTTTAGATTTCTAGGATacttatttatacatttgctaGATACATTTTTATAGATTTACAGGACAACTAATTATAGTTTTCTAGAACATTTACTTACAGATTTGTAGGACGCTTTCTTTGTATACATTTGCAGGACACTTTTAGACTTCTAGGACacttatttatacatttgttagatacattttTATAGATTTACGGGACAACTAATTGTAGATTTCTAGAACACTTACTTACAGATTTGCGGGACGCTTTCtttatatataattacagaGCGATTCTCACATATTCGCAGGACAATTTCTTACAGTTTTACACGTGTACAGATTTGACGGATACTTTTTTATAGATCTGCAGGTTCCTAAAGACTTACAGGACACTTACCTACAGATTTGCAGGGCAATTACTTATAGATTTGCATGACATTCATATACGTTTAAATTTctagaacactttttttttcattgcagGACTTTTACTTATTGATTTGTAGGACACTTACTTAATGCAAATTTGTTCTCTCCCACTTTTGTCGGTACCAGAATCGTTGTGAAGTTGTCGAAGTACAAAGAGAAGCGTACACTTGTGAAAGGGAGACCACTCTGTTGAAGGTACTCTTCCACGGCTGCTTTAGAGTCAAAATGTTCACACGGTATACCCAGGGTCCTCTGAACATTTTCTAAACCACTGTACACGAAATGTTTGATCCCGACTTCTTTGGCTGCATCAACGGCATCTTTACCCTGGTCACAAACACGAaggcaaaatatttaaattttaaaaacatagtCTGAACCATATATAAGACAACAAATGCCCGATTAACCAAAAAATCGGATATGAACTTTTATTACTGCGTAAGATGCTGCAGTGCTAGTTGTCCCGATGTGTCAGCTTAAAAAGCCATCATTATGAAGTATGTGAACGGTAACGAAGGAAAAACAGTGTTTGCGTACCTATTTAACTGTTTCgtattctttcatttttcttggaTTCTTGCCGACACTAAGCGGTGAGCGTAACTCTCctgtgtggtcttacatgaatttcacctCATATCGCATGAATTCCACCAGTACACCGTATGAGTGAgtaggtgagtgagtgcttggggttaaacgtcgtacttaacaatttttcagtcgtatgacgaggAAGGAGTCCCTAGACTGCATATACCTCCTtgtttgcaggacggatttccaccgctcttttatctagtgctgcttcactgagacgacttaccgaaggcaagtaagccgacccgcccgagccattatagtgatacgggtcaaccagtcgtcaacgccaagcgaagaagttacaacttcctcttttaaggtcttaggtgtgactcgatccaggattgaccctgaatctaccgctcccgaagaggaTGCTCTGCCAACTGGTCACTGTCGCGTAAGTGAAAATTGCTTGAGAATGAcgttacacaacaatcaaacaacTAAATACTTGATCAGATCATGTTTCCTCGCCTCAGTGATTTATAGCAATATCTGGCAGAGGTCTTATATCTGGTCTTGTTTCTGTAGAACGTTTATGAACTCGTTTTTTTAAATAACCATAAAATCTATTTTTATGTCCACACAGTCTTTCAAACacgtataaatataaatattgttattttcgAGTTCTTTTCTTATCAGGCTATTACACTTAAAATTTTCACAGCAGTGAAAACTGTTATCGTGAGTTCGTCCAAAGGATTTTATGTTTAACGTAAGATGTTACAGTGATATATCAGTTAAGTGACAATTCCTGTTTGTTACTTGTTTCGTCTCCCTTGCAGCGTCAAAGTGATCCCAGTAGTTTGTGACTACAAAACACCCGTAAGCTCCCTTTAAAGCTGCTTTCACACTGTCTGGCTCATCAACATTGGCCGCGACGACTTCGGCACCtgaataaacagaataaaacaaaatatgtctATCCAATGTCCCAAATAACGCTCAACTATGTCACATTATGCGTGCAATAAAGATTTGAATTTTGTGTACCAGCACGGCTAAGTGCTTTTGTGAAAGCTATCCCTTGGTGCTAGAGAGCCACTTAAAGCAATACAAAAAATAGTGTGAGATTGCatgttaaaatattattgagatCGAAAAAGAATATAACACgccttttataaaaaaaaatttatagtCCGTTTGTCCGAGGTTTTTAGGCAATATTTGCCATTCAGAACGATATCAAAAAATCTTCACAGGATTTGTCATCCTATTTGTGTCATAGGAAATCAGTATATATCTATTGTCTCATTATGACGGAACGTAATTTCGAAACTGTGATTTGAAATAAACGTGTATCGGACACACTGTCACGACAGACTCGCATAGGTAAACATTTCTGTCTTGCACTTGTTGTTGAACTACTTGATTTGGAATAATGAAGACCAAATAATAAGTTTACAATAAGTTTACTAAGACTGTTGCACCCATCTGTGGTTTTAATGCTATTTagctattttgttttttattttattttcgcTCAACAAATATTCCATCAAAATTTTCCTTAAACAAAAGGTTATCGAAATTTCAGAATTCTGCAAGTACTTCCCAGAAACTTTTCGATCTTCTGCGAGGCCTTGCTAGAACTTTTGTCATTTCAGGTGTAACCATAGTGAATGGAAGTGAAAGCCTTCGTGATTTTGAGCGAAACCTTTGTCATTTGGAATATAACCTTCGTCATTTGGATTGTAACCTTCGCCTTTTGAAGTAAAACCTTCGTCATTTGGATTGTAACCATCGTCACTTGGATTGTAACCTTCGCGATTTGAGGTGAAACCTTCGTGATTTTGAGGGTAACCTTCGTCATTGGGATTGTAACCTTCGCCTATTAAAGTGAAACCTTCGTCAGTAAGACTGAGTTCTCACCTCGAGCTTTCAGCTTCTGGGCTTTGTCGGAGTTGACGTTACGGGTGACGGCTCGCACCTTGAATGCGGGGTCGGTAAGTAAAGCATCCACGACACCACCTCCTTGTCCGCCTGTCGCTCCGAATACCGTGATTATCTTGGCCATGCTTCAGTCTATAGCTTTACTTCTTTATccatgtaacaaaacaaaaatacatgcaatattTACTGATTGTTTGATGGCTGTGTTGGCTGAGTTTCGAGATTTGACGTTACGACATCGTAGTGGCGTACCTTTAAGCCGTGACGAATCAGTGAATTTCAACAAGGCCCGGTATGTACAATATTAACAGAAATAATCGGCAAAATCAGATTTTGATTTCCTGACTTAACGTGCACACACTCTAATATAAACATTTCAGTAATACAATCCATCGCCCATGTTAAAAGCCAATTACTTGCTTCAACATGCCATGAAAGGACGACCTGACAGTACAAAGGGGCGTCACCACTCGAAACTCtgccttttttatttatttatttttttttttttgttttttggttgtttttatttatttatttatttgattagtgttttacaccgtactcaagaatatgtcacttatacgtcggcggtcACCATTAttgggttgggggggggggggggggggaccgggcagagcccaggggaaacccacgaccatccacagattcaGCTCCGGAATAAGACATATTTTGCATTATTGCACTGGGTAATTGATCTTTTCGCTCGAAGTTCGCCATTTCCATGTATaatcccatatatatatatatatatatatacaccagacTCAGCAACAGTAAAAGACTTTCCGAGCTTACACATTATATAGTATCTACAGTGGGTAATTCGTTATTTACTAAATTAACAATTCCTTTAATTATCATTCTAATTAACTTCTCTGATCAGCGTAGCTTGAtaattgaaatgttcttgagtaccgtGAAAACATCAAGGGCCGATCACACAAAAAAATTTGTGACCtaagtcaaaatataaacaatgttgtcacaatgtttagttttcGGTAATGGGAGTTGAAactttgacacatttgtctaaGGTAAGATTGATgaagtggtcaaaattttaatttacagagcaataaaataagctctaaaatcatatttcaaattctgacttaagtcaaaagtgACTTTGGGGAATCGGCCCCTGATACACAAGCCAGAAAGATGTGTGTTGGGCAAAAGAGCCGCAACTGGTACATATATCTGACAACACCCTTTGACTGTCACCATAGCAACAACGCTGGCAACCTGTTGACGGTTTTGTCAGCCTATATACCTGCCTAGTTAAAACGCACTTCGGTCAACATACATCTGAATGGtttcatttaattgattggtatttaaagCTATACTcaattatttttacttatacgtcATCGTAGTGTCCTAGTTAGCTCTGACTACTTAATGATTAGAGCTTTCACCTCTGTCGGCAGACCTGGGACCAAACCCAGGTCgtgtcacaccaaagactttaaaattggtacttgttgctgcctcgcttggcgctcaacacgcAGAGGTTAGAgtaaaggaaacatgactggttggggtgtcgtgtttggtgtcttcggcatgatacttcagtggcggcagcaatTTGACGCCGTGGACTTGCAccgtcacaagaagacacagtatgtgaaCACGCACCTAGTGAcatcgtcgtcacatgactaaaattgttaagcacgacgtaaaagCCCAGGCTTAGATGCGTAATCATAAAACTGCTAAGTCATATCTGGTAGCTGTAGTATGGATATGTCGCGTACTTTCTTAGATTTACAGTCATAGCCTTAGGGTGACTCGTAGCTTTCTATACTTCCCAGGATTAATTTATATCTGTTAAACTGTGTTTACATCTGCAGTATCACTTAAACTTCCTCGGGCTATAATAGCGTACGTCCTATATGGGTACCCGAACAGATATGCGTTTTACGATTGAGAATCATTCAGGCTGAAAAGCTCCCAGGCTGCAACGtaattttgacttttttctgCCTCAGGGGGAGTTCTAGGAATAAACCACACGCAGTTACAGGTCGAGTAAAGACGCGGGACTGACTCAGTCAATGTCTTATACCGTGACCTAGTTTATCCGTACTGGTGTTCACAACGCCTTAAAGTCTTCatagttttatatatacaccaaatgcaaaatttttagaataaaagaatgaataaatgaatgaatgacgaTATGGCTTATCGCCACATCAGTCGTACTGCAGTCATCTTGTGAGGAGAGACaattataattaatttatttatttatttgattggtgttttacgccatactcaagaatactccacttacacgacggcagccagcattatatatagaaacacacgaccatccgcaggttgctgaaggcctTCCCTCGCACGACTATAGAGGAAGGAGACAATTATAACTATAAACATGCGCGTTGCATACTTGTGGAACAAGACCTACAATGTGTGCGCTTAAACTACGCCAAACCTTACTAAACACACGCACTGAAATGATAATTTTCTGAACCTCCGAACCCAATTGTTTAATTTCCGGTTGTTTGCTTTGTGAATGATTCCTCGAACTCACTCAGAAATCCATGGACGGCTGATCACCATTACATAGAGTTCCAACTGTGCACTATCAATGAAGCCAGCCAAGGTGACTTTTAGAGGAATGCTAGGTGCTTAACTGCATGTGCTGGTGATGAGCGAGCGAGCGAATGAGTGAAAGTCAGATAAAATCTATACATCCCTGGTTGGCTTTCTACACAGGCGGATTAATATCCATTGCGTATATTAACATGTAGGTCAACGTTAGCTCTGGTTATTTTCCACTGGTTTAACAGCGTACACTTTCGGCCTCACCACCCCAGTGTCTCCTAGTGGCAAAACGGTCTCAAGACGTGGCACATGCAGTGTTGT of Liolophura sinensis isolate JHLJ2023 chromosome 13, CUHK_Ljap_v2, whole genome shotgun sequence contains these proteins:
- the LOC135480618 gene encoding nmrA-like family domain-containing protein 1, coding for MAKIITVFGATGGQGGGVVDALLTDPAFKVRAVTRNVNSDKAQKLKARGAEVVAANVDEPDSVKAALKGAYGCFVVTNYWDHFDAARETKQGKDAVDAAKEVGIKHFVYSGLENVQRTLGIPCEHFDSKAAVEEYLQQSGLPFTSVRFSLYFDNFTTILVPTKVGENKFALNLPMGSVPLDGVAVRDGGEVIHQIFVKEKEFMGKFVGIGGDRLTMEQYAAILSKHLAPKKFVDGKITVEQYKALGFPGATEMGNMFDFYQRGNPERNVELCRQLHPKIRNFEQWVLDNKDALNKATS